A window of Campylobacter concisus contains these coding sequences:
- a CDS encoding carbon-nitrogen hydrolase — protein sequence MKVALLQQEFKGTKEATIAKTLELIAEAKKGGVDLVVCQELHQTQYFCQSEDTNFFDHANDWQEDVAFWGRVAKENGVVLVTSLFEKRADGLYHNTAFVFERDGSVAGKYRKMHIPDDPGFYEKFYFTPGDIGFEPIETSLGKLGVLVCWDQWYPEAARLMALKGAKILIYPTAIGWFEIDSDDEKSRQLEAWVAVQRGHSVANGLPVVAVNRVGFEKDDSGVMDGIKFWGNSFVFGPQGEQLFRANSTDELCKIVEIDMKRSEEVRRIWPFLRDRRIDAYANITKRFID from the coding sequence ATGAAAGTAGCACTACTTCAACAAGAATTTAAAGGGACAAAAGAGGCGACTATCGCAAAGACACTTGAGCTAATAGCTGAGGCAAAAAAAGGTGGCGTTGATCTAGTCGTCTGCCAAGAGCTGCACCAGACGCAGTACTTTTGCCAAAGCGAGGATACAAATTTCTTTGATCATGCAAACGACTGGCAAGAGGATGTCGCTTTTTGGGGCAGGGTGGCAAAAGAAAATGGCGTGGTTTTGGTCACTTCGCTCTTTGAAAAGAGGGCTGACGGACTTTATCACAACACCGCCTTTGTCTTCGAGCGTGACGGCAGTGTGGCTGGCAAATACCGAAAAATGCATATCCCTGATGACCCTGGATTTTATGAGAAATTTTACTTTACGCCTGGCGACATTGGCTTTGAGCCAATTGAAACCAGCCTTGGTAAGCTTGGCGTTTTGGTGTGTTGGGATCAGTGGTATCCAGAAGCAGCTAGGCTGATGGCGCTAAAAGGAGCAAAAATTCTCATCTACCCAACGGCTATTGGCTGGTTTGAGATCGATAGTGATGATGAAAAGTCAAGACAGCTTGAAGCGTGGGTGGCGGTGCAAAGAGGCCACAGCGTGGCAAATGGCCTGCCGGTTGTTGCGGTAAATCGTGTGGGCTTTGAAAAAGATGATAGCGGCGTGATGGATGGGATAAAATTTTGGGGAAATAGCTTTGTTTTTGGGCCACAAGGCGAGCAGCTTTTCCGTGCAAATAGCACAGATGAGCTTTGCAAGATCGTTGAAATAGACATGAAAAGAAGCGAAGAAGTGCGCAGAATCTGGCCATTTTTAAGAGATCGCAGGATCGATGCCTACGCAAATATCACAAAAAGATTTATAGACTAA